In a single window of the Mustelus asterias chromosome 3, sMusAst1.hap1.1, whole genome shotgun sequence genome:
- the LOC144491836 gene encoding lactosylceramide 4-alpha-galactosyltransferase-like — protein sequence MKSQKRLYLLTLFLFACVILHRQLKFIIRFQQMMDKSDADYLSPDTTPGLMFIDSSSKVMFSALAICSVESAARANPDKPIYYFMTGFSGNLSDYPDQSMAFQTLLSMKNIILLPLNLKTLFENTPLNDWYQEEKCKIAKFQMITTTYTTGEQDGDWLVDPYFEQYWIHVLSDACRLALLWKYGGIYLDTDIISLKPLTFANFICAQQKNLANGAALGFSQYHGFTKDCMIDYVNNYQGEIWGHQGPALMSRVLRQWCKTDDLDEFVGLKCNGISYLPPNAFYPIPYDKWEKYFERWTLENIRAIFLNTYGAHIWNFLSSGNQDNMNNRSGVLLEYFFHKYCPSTYKTFYTKQ from the exons ATGAAAAGCCAGAAGAGGTTGTACCTGCTCACCCTGTTTCTCTTTGCTTGCGTTATCCTCCACAGACAACTGAAGTTCATCATCCGTTTTCAACAAATGATGGATAAATCTGATGCTGATTACCTCAGCCCAGACACAACACCTGGGCTCATGTTTATAGATTCCAGCAGTAAAGTGATGTTCTCAGCACTGGCCATTTGCTCTGTGGAGTCAGCAGCGCGTGCCAATCCTGATAAACCCATCTATTATTTCATGACGGGTTTCAGTGGGAATCTGTCAGACTATCCGGATCAATCCATGGCCTTCCAAACTCTTTTATCAATGAAAAACATCATCCTATTACCCTTGAACCTCAAAACACTCTTCGAAAACACCCCTTTGAATGATTGGTATCAGGAG gaaaaaTGCAAgattgccaaatttcaaatgatcacaacaactTATACCACAGGAGAACAGGATGGTGATTGGTTG GTAGACCCGTATTTTGAACAATACTGGATTCACGTGCTCTCAGATGCCTGCAGGCTCGCCCTCTTGTGGAAATACGGTGGCATATACCTGGACACGGACATCATATCCTTGAAGCCGTTGACTTTCGCAAACTTCATCTGCGCCCAACAGAAAAACTTAGCCAATGGTGCAGCTCTGGGATTTAGCCAGTACCACGGTTTCACAAAGGACTGCATGATAGACTATGTCAATAATTATCAAGGTGAAATCTGGGGTCACCAAGGTCCTGCGTTAATGAGCCGTGTATTGAGGCAATGGTGTAAAACGGATGACCTTGATGAATTCGTTGGTCTAAAGTGCAACGGCATTTCCTATCTGCCTCCAAATGCTTTCTACCCAATTCCATATGACAAGTGGGAAAAATACTTTGAACGTTGGACACTGGAGAATATCAGAGCCATTTTCTTAAATACGTATGGAGCGCATATCTGGAACTTTCTTAGCTCTGGAAACCAGGACAATATGAATAACAGGAGTGGTGTACTATTAGAATACTTCTTCCATAAGTATTGCCCAAGTACATACAAGACTTTTTACACAAAGCAGTGA